In the genome of Megachile rotundata isolate GNS110a chromosome 16, iyMegRotu1, whole genome shotgun sequence, the window TTGTAAATCAAGAAAAGGATCCAAAGAATCTTGAAGAATTAGCAAATTTATCGAATTGTGTTATAAACGGTCAACGTGGTTCATTGTTACCAAAAATGGTGGTAATATGCATCATAGGCGGTATTACTTACGCTGAAATAACAGCGTGTAGATTCATAGAAAAGTCAACTGGTATTCGACTTGTTCTTGCGTCTGATAGTATAATAACCGGTAATAAAATGCTTGAAAAGGTAcaagaaatttaaatgttttaaaaaccTTGTATGataaatagaatattttatatgtaaaaaaCCACAACTGTGGAAGTATGGTTGTTTCAACAATACACTGAAACAATATACAGTTACTTTTTTATACTGTTATTCTCAATGTTATTTACACGAGTGCATACACGGCGCAATAATAATCCAATGTTAAACACccaaataaataacatttaatatttgattctaatttaataatttcgattCTCTTCCCGATTACGATCTCTGTCACGATCGCGTCTTTGACGACCCCAATCTTGTCCTTGTCGATTATAATTTTGTCTATCTCGGAAGTTTCCTTGATTTCCTCTTGAAAAGAAATTTCCTACAtcataaaacataatattagtaacatGGAAATTTATACAAACATTATTTAAGATTCATATCAATTACCTTGTTTCATTTCGAAAATACGTTCGTTGGAATCGACAAAGTTGTTAACTTTGTCGGTAAGCTGTAACGCTAAGGATTGCAAGCGGCTTGGTTCACTACGATGCATTACAACAGTTTCTGTTGGATCGTCTAAAGATGCCATTAACTCCTCATTGATAATCATTTTACTGATAATGGAATGAACAACCGGTCGTTTCAGTTGAAACATTTCTGCTAATTTTGGCATTGAAATTGAATCGTAGACGTGCGAATACGTAAACAGATATGTTCTTAGTGCTTCTTCTTTAATTAATCTCGTAAGCATATCACGAACTTTATCCGCTTGGTAAAAGAGGTCCCAAACTTTGGCGTTCATCTTTTCGTTGATAATAAAGTTATTGCAAGCTAACCAATTTCCATTACGCATTGCTTTTGCCGCTGCCACAACGTGTTCACGCATAGATTCCGGGGGACCAACTAGCGATTGACGCTCGCTGGATCTTAACTGTTGATAAAAAGTTTTTGAAATCATTCTTCTTCTTGCGTCGAACTCGTGTGCAGCCATATATGGAATTTCAATGAGCATTGCAGAAACTAAATAAACACATTCAAGAAGTTCCAAGTTTATGTGCATGTGAAATGGCATTTGTCgttgtttctcaattttttcttgTTCTTTGCTACGTTCGTGCTGTCTTTGCGGAAGAAGCCCCTGTGCCAAAAGTTCTTTTACTTTGCCGGTTACCATTAAATCAACCAAACAATTGTGCGCGTCTTTAATATTTGCGTGACGGAATGCACATAAGCCCAAGTGAGCAATAGTTCTGTTATACAAAATCTGTAAGaggaaatatttagaaaaatataggCAAATGAAACAAATGCATTATTTGTATCAGAGAAGTACACACTTGCGTAGCTGGATCGGAATGCTGAATAGTCTCCTGTAAatgagacattaaaattaaatcacGCGCTTGAAACCAATTATCGTGAAGAGCATGATGATAAATGTGGGAAAGAATCGCACGAGTTCGAAGTCTATCTGTCCCATCGTGCGCATAAACGTATTTACACAGTTTTTCCATAACCTGTACAGACGTTACAACATCTGGCGGAAGCTCTccctaaaaataaaaaggaataagttacttatttttatattttcatgctTACAgaagattttaataataatatgcttCTTACCTCTTTCTGTTTAAGAACGTTAGgatcaaatttataatataaatgttcaattttacgCAGGTATACGCGGCAAAGTTCTGAAACAGTTCCTTGCCCTTCTAAATACTCTTGAACTTTGTCTATTATAGCAGATACTTGTTTCTCATCTTTCAATCTAAAAAgcagttataaataatattttaatcatatattcattacttatatatttttaaatgtacctTTCAACATATTCATTACTGTGTGGATCACATTCTTTTAGTAACTTCGTAAATTCTTCATCCAATCGTTCTACTAAAGTTAACACACATCCGTGTATTTTATACGGGGGAGTTTCATATTCCTCAGTTTCCTCGGAAATGACTTCAGCAATTATCATATCTTTAGTGCTCAAAAGCATATAAAGCATTTCCATTATACGTTCTAATATCCTGCATcgtgtaattaatttatttatttgtaaactaGGAACGaagtttatatttgaaaaattttaaatgtatacgAACTTTGACCAATACTCGGGCTTCATCGCGTCTGATACTTTAGGATTGTAATCGAAAATAGAAGATACAATGGAAAATTTAATCTTTACTGCTACAGCTGGTCCAAGATTGTGCGCGTCGGCTATGGATTGTAATTCATGCAATAATTCGATTTGTTCCCGTCTATCTGTACGTTTTTTACCGCGAGCTGCGATAATTTCCGAAAGTTTTTTTAGTACAGCAGCTACATTAATTTCAGCATCCTTTGCAAACATTTTCGGTTTCTCGGATGGAATAGCTACTCCGCCTTTAACCGTTTCCCATTCGCCTTCTCCATCATCCtcgtctttcttctttttcctctctttttctTTACGTTCCTTTCGTTGTTCCTTTCGTTTTACTTtatcttcttcgtcttctttaTCCGCGGCTCTGTTCAGAAATTGATTTTTCGCATTAACACATACAAATTACCGTTAATGTCTCTACTCAGTTTATATCACTTATGATTATACATACCTTTTAATAAATCGTTCACGTATATTTTGATATTGGCCTTCATCCTCGCTGCTAGTGCTTTCGCTATCCGAAGAACTGCCCCAATCGGACTCGCTTTCGCTGCCATCTTCGCCGTCAACTACACTTTTCTGTAAAATATGCGCACAAagatgtaatttataatatacataacaGTGAATTACATGATACAAACCTTAAATTTAGATATATCTGGTTCACTTGCTTCAGATCCAGCTTTCTTAAAAGCTACTGCACTATCATCCTCATCTTCAGATTGTACAATTTCTTCAGCtaaaattttaagatatttattaacatttacatacaattatatatttaatgtttcTAAGTGACATTTACGTTTTTCTTCCTCTTCATCATCATCCTGATCTGGATTTTCTCTAAATTTGGCTATATCTTCCTCAAAGtctttattatatttacgaAGTTTTTGACGCAAAGAAGTCAatgattttgaattattttttgacATATTTTTACGTCCTTCACGATCTTCCCATACTTCATTGATGAAATCCTCCATTTCTACTAAACATCTGATATAAAAACGAGGTGTCTGACCACCTTCTTCTTTTGCTATTACAGGCAATGCCTTCTGATAAGCACGCATCAAGTCTTCAAAACCTATAGCAGCAAGCCaaagattattattaataaagtatGGCATTTTTTTCAACTAACATCATTAAATATTACAGTTACTTACTGGAAAGCATGCTACTCATATCTTTAATCTTTTTATAGTTCCTTATAAGTTTGATCAGATTAGCAATTTCTTCATATCGTTTTTCTTTTGTAGAGCGTACAACTCTttttgtttcttcttcttcatcgctGAACTACATAAAGAAAATTGTTGCATCACATTGGTGCATTTACTGtatgaaataacaaaaatatgaagTACGTTGAATCTTATATTTACCGTGAAAGCTGCAGTTGGTGCTTTTTGAATCTGTTCTTCTTCTGAGGCAGTATCAGACTCAGAGTCTGATCCAGTAGCAAAAAACCGACTCATTTTTCAAATGGTACTGCAACAAAATACTATAATGAAAGTGATCATGTATGCAAATGTAAAGATATATGTTTTGAGTTTCGAACAGATGgcacaatatattaattaataagattttatattatatattaaatgttaCCAACGAAAAATGATtcgaaaaatacaaatttacatatatattacaAGTCTTACAGATTATCAAAGTAATCGTTTTTTCTCCTCTAAAACGCACGCACACTGCAGGTTAGACTGCCAAGGGCTGAAGAAATACTATACATGCTAGCATATATTGTTCTACATGCTATACGCCATAAAGAAGTGTTCCAAAACTAAATCATAATAGttcattatatttgtaatataataactattgtttcccaacaactttttaaaaaattttttatgttatagaaatgtaaatctataaatgttaaaatttacaaaatctctaaaataatatttaatacgtacagaataattttcaaataattttttcgaataaatttatataaataataattaatcgaTAACATTGTTCGTTTTgtatatggataataattagcGTTAAATAATagagtattgaaattttaatgaattattttgaatgCATTTTTGAACACGTAGGTACTCCCATCTTGAGATCATTACAAATGCGTCCCTTCTGTTGGTAGTATTAGAGGAAGTAAAGCTTTTACACAaagaaaataaggaaattttGGGTAGAGTGTGTATATTTCGATATAACGAGATTATTAGTTTGATAGAAAGTATCGAATAGTCTATGTATAAGACGTAACATTTCGTTGAATGTCATTTTGTCTTGCGGGAATATTCCTACTTCATTATCGTAAAGGCTGCAGTAATAATGGCAAGTACTACGACCACTGATATGGATCCTGAAAAATCCATTGAAGAGTAAGTATATAACATGGAAATGTAATATCAATTGTTACACTTTATCATAATTATCCACTTTTAATCAAGCAAAAATAGCATATCCCTCAAATTGGTTGATCACCTTCTTGATTACAATGtaatctatttaaaaaatttaatataatgtaattgTAAGTAATTTATACACATTACATAgtctttgaataaaatatatttaattctgtaaattataaattataaaatttcatgcaaTATGCAAAGTCTGCAGAATAATTCTTATTTTGTTATCAATTTTATGTAAGCTTGGTGACTTGTTATAAAGTTATAAATGTTGAATCATTTATCATGTTTTAGATTGGCAAATAAGAAGAATCAAGCTGCTAAGGAACTTCATTTTCTAAACAAATATGATAAAGCATTGATACTTTATAGCGAACTTATTGGTAAAGTATATCATTTAAATATAGTCCTATGACAGGCAAATAGACaagatgaatatttttttagaaCTGTGGCCAGATAATGcattatattatgcaaacagaGCAGCATGTTATATAATGCTTGGAAAATATCGTGATGCTTTAGTAAATGCAAGGAAAAGCATGCAGTTGGATCCTAAATCGTTTAAAGTAAATTTTGAACTATGTATAAAACCATATGAAACAATTAAGTAGTATTTGattttaatctatttatgtttaGGCATATGTGAGGGTCATAAAATGTTGTTTAATTTTGGGGGAAATTATGGAGGCTGAAACTACATTATCAAAGTTAATAGAACTCGATCCTGAAAATGAAGCAATATCTGGAGCAAAATGGTCTTTGAAAATTGTACAGCAATTTATAAAAGATGCAGAAGCTGCATATGCTGCTAAGGATTATCGTAAGGTTTGGTGTCCAATTTGGATAACATAAAATGTATATGcaattaataattatcaatcttttgtaatatatttaggTTGTGTATTGTATGGATCGTTGTTGCGACATAAGCACTTCGTGTACAAGATTCAAGTTGACTAAAGCAGAGTGCTTAGCATTTTTGGGAAGATATCAAGATGCACAAAATATTGTAAAGTATGTTTGTCTGTACTGTTCCCAAAGTTTATAAATCACATTAGACCACTAGATCCTATTTTATTccgttttcatttatatttcagtgatattttacattttgataaGCAAAATGTGGATGCTATGTGTATTCGAGCAGTATGTTTGTATTTCCAAGATAATATAGACAAAGCATTTGCATATTTTCAACAAATACTCAGATTAGCACCAGATCATGCAAAGACATTAGAGATATATAAGGTAACAAATGGTTCAATCGAATCTTTTTGAAACCCCTATAATGTTATACTATAACTTTGTAGAAAGCTAAAAGcctgaagaagaaaaaagaagaaggaaaTGCAGCTTATAAAAAGGAACAGTATCAGGAAGCATACAAATTATATAGCGAAGCTTTGGCCATAGATCCTCAAAACATAGTAACAAATGCAAAACTTCATTTTAATAAAGCAATAGTTGCAGCAaaggtattatatttttattttcgtttaggATACATTTTCTGAAAAAGGTTAAAAACTTTGTTTACTACTTTGCAGTTAGGCCGGCTAAATGAATCAGTAATAGAATGTACAGAAGCATTAAAATTagatgaaaattatttgaaagctCTTTTAAGAAGAGCGGCTTCGTATATGGAGCTCGAAGATTATGAAAAAGCTGTTTATGATCTTGAAAAAGCATGCAAAATAGATAAAAGTCGCGGTAAACGAAATAATTCGTTTCTTTATAATCGatcatttcattttataatcaatGATTAATGTTACTTTGTAGATAACAGACGGTTATTAATGGAAGCAAAAGTAGCACTGAAGAAATCAAAGAGGAAAGATTATTATAAGATTTTAGGTATCGATAAGAATGCATCAACCGATGATATCAAAAAAGCGTATAGAAAACGAGCAATGGTTCATCATCCTGGTAAGttcgaaaatatatatttgttcaattatttaaatttactaatttctgtTTTCGTTGTCAATCGTTCAGATCGACACCCCAATGCAACTGAAGGGGAAAAGAGAGAAcaagaaaagaaatttaaagaagTAGGCGAAGCATATGGGATTCTATCTGATCCTAAGAAACGGTCACGTTACGATAGTGGACACGACATATATGACATCGAAGACGGTGATGgaggatttcaaggtttaaataCTTTTTGGATTTACTTCATTTTTTCGGGGTTCTTCTTAACAAACATCTAATatcgaaaatatatttgtagataTCGATCCAACTGCAGCGTTCCAAACGTTCTTCAACCAGAGCGATAGCTATCAGTTCCATGCATCCGATTTTCCTGATGGCTTTTCTTTCCAGTTTAGTTAACAGCATTCCAACGTACAAGTTCCCATACCACTTTAACGTCTTAAACCATCAGAATTTTATTCTACTCTATAGATCAATGTACTGGGTTTGTGTATCTTCCATTCATAGTACATCCCGTGTCAGCATGtagtataaataatgtaaaatctattattatatatagttttatatatttatttaaataattgtaaatatgacatatgacatcTTGATAGACCTACGATACAGACAGTAAGCACGACTGAACCTTAACGCTCGTATAAATGTTTTAAGTGAAAGAAATGTTTTTGACGAAGTACAGTTACATTGACGTaggtacttattacatttaagttattttatcttatttttacataattaaacCATTACATAACACGAGCCATTAGAGAATCGAGTTGAACTACATAATATCTGCAACGAATTCTCTGAAACTCTGCTTTGATTCATATACGTGTTACGCGATTTCTCTATTACCATTGGAAACCCTGTAGAAATATTAATGTGTTGAATATTGTTATATTGAGCAAtaataaattctgaaacagcTACGGAATTTATCTTTCAGTCATAGTTGGTAGTTATTAAAATGAATGTAAATTGAACTATACTGTTTGAAATAATCAGAATTTGTTAATTCAGTAATCCACTGTACGTTAGATTGTACTACAAATGTAATATCCAgctaaatgtaataaatatcggtCAATAAAGATTCTGAAAGATCCTAAAACTAAATTTGTGTTTAtgccattgttgttcgtgttATAAATCGGTGTTTCAAATCATTTCATAACATCGTTGTAATAATTCTGACTCGATTTCAGTTTTTATTATTAGGATGGCAGAATGTCAGAAGAGGTCAATGAAATATTATACTACGGTGTAAGCGGCGTCATCTAGCAACGGTAAAGAGAAAATTTCCTTTGCCTGTTACTTACTTTGGTTTTATACTCTCTTGATCACCAACCTCCTTTAAGAATCTCTAATCCTGATACCAGGAGTCGAAATTCAGCTCGAAAAGGTGATCGCGtcgcatttatttatttctcaattGATCGTATCGCTGATGTAAAGAAGCGGGAATTAGTAGAAGTAGAAAATCTGTAATTTTCTCCATGAAATGACatattttttagtttctttattaaagctctcaggaaacttttattgctttattttgcttctaatgcgatcacatgaCACTTTCTGAGCTTCAGAAGTACTCAGAGTtccctaattttcgagaaaatcgcatttttatatttttgtagttccaactttcgccgctagatggacgccaattttttagtccatgaaatgggctttttttctatttttcttaatagttgtcctagcgggctataattacattcgttcgattccgtaggcgacaaggaacaattcgtatatctcagaatttcggaaaagtccctagttttcgagaaaatcgtgattttctatttttgtagttccaactttcaccgctagatggacgccaatattttagtccatgaaatgggctatttttctattttccttaataattgtcctagcgggctataattacattcgttcaattccgtaggcgataaggaacaatttgtatgtctcagaatttcgaaaaagtccctagttttcgagagaatcgagattttagtttttcgtagttccgccactcgccgctagatggcgccacctgtaccgttttcgaccgaattcgacaaaaattcattttctgcctttattaggcatcaaaacgcatcaaaccctaatagaaatttgtttctatatgcctcaggaaccatactacgtcgtcaaagtgcgaaaatattcatttttttattttccttatatgcgtgttcggaccctcatttTTTACGTTTAGTTCACCCTCGCCTTCGGCGCGCTCGCTCAGTaagtttaaatttgtacaaaaagtTTATATTATTCAAAGAAGAATTGGTCGAAGAAGCAATGGTTAAAAACTAAGaggaaagaaaataatttgcaaGGATAAAAATTGACAAGTCAGGAAAAGTTTGTAATTAATGATTCacgaataatttacaaatagcTTACTTTCTGAATAATCACTTTTATTTTTGATCCTTATCAATATTAAACAACGTAGTTACGTAAgggtatatatatttatatgtatattacatggAAAATTCTGTCCTCCTGGTGCGCATATATCTTCCCAAGATACTTCGATTTTCCCCgagagaagaaaaaggaaattaaagataataaaaatacagaatTATACACCGATCACTCATTCTCCCTGTTTCTCTCGTCCATTCTCGCCCCCTTATTCTCTTTCCCCTCGACTTTTTTTAAGCGTTCCATCTGATTCGACGTTTTCACGAATTTTTGAACATTATCTCTCTCTTGTATGTCGACAGAAGAATATCATAAAAAATAGTTGAAGCAATCCTTAATTGTCCTTCTTCGCAGGTATACCcgtgttaataaataaataaaaaagaggcTTGAAATATTGCACGAAGATGGCTAGTTTTCGCACGTAACAATAGGCCATTTCTTTGCGTGgataaagaaaatttgaaagactaattttaaagaaaaaagcAAAAATCAGAATTAATCGAGATGCTGCTTTTGCCACCGACTTTATTTCGATGTTTCCTCTCGAAGGAGACTCTCCACGATTTCCttattttctaaattgctaATGTCCTCGATGATCAAGCtcctacatttaaaaaaaagttttcGGAGAGACTCTTTCGATCGTTTCGATGCTTCAAGGTTCAGGTTCAGGTTCAAGAAAATCATCTCTAAGTGTTGTCTAAAGTTCCAAGGATTTTGTAAGTGGATATTGTACAGGCACTCTTCTCTCACAGAATAGAACCCCTTTTCGATCTTCTCTTCGAAGTTACATCGCTAATCAAAGAGTGCAATGGATAAAGATTTGATCGATTTTTCTGGTCAACTTATTTGTTTAGCACATTGACCGGTATAGTAGAATTAGTGGTTTGCAACGCATCTAATCGATAGTATAATTTTAGCGATACGCAAAATTTTCATCCGCTTTCGGTACTCGGTTATTTGCCTCTATCGCGAGCAATGTGTTAGATAATAATCATTTATTTAGTTATTCTCTAGTCATGCTTCAGATTTAGTTACATTCGTTACGTAAAAGGAATATCGTAAACAACTTGCAactgaaattttgaattgaTTGTTCTTCATCCTTAGCACCCTTTTGGTGGCAAATATTGCACGTGGGACTTAAAATTCGGAACTGAGAATTTCTAACACCGTTTCTTCATCCAGCTTGATCAATCGTCGATATAGAAAATT includes:
- the eIF3c gene encoding eukaryotic translation initiation factor 3 subunit C — protein: MSRFFATGSDSESDTASEEEQIQKAPTAAFTFSDEEEETKRVVRSTKEKRYEEIANLIKLIRNYKKIKDMSSMLSSFEDLMRAYQKALPVIAKEEGGQTPRFYIRCLVEMEDFINEVWEDREGRKNMSKNNSKSLTSLRQKLRKYNKDFEEDIAKFRENPDQDDDEEEEKPEEIVQSEDEDDSAVAFKKAGSEASEPDISKFKKSVVDGEDGSESESDWGSSSDSESTSSEDEGQYQNIRERFIKRAADKEDEEDKVKRKEQRKERKEKERKKKKDEDDGEGEWETVKGGVAIPSEKPKMFAKDAEINVAAVLKKLSEIIAARGKKRTDRREQIELLHELQSIADAHNLGPAVAVKIKFSIVSSIFDYNPKVSDAMKPEYWSKILERIMEMLYMLLSTKDMIIAEVISEETEEYETPPYKIHGCVLTLVERLDEEFTKLLKECDPHSNEYVERLKDEKQVSAIIDKVQEYLEGQGTVSELCRVYLRKIEHLYYKFDPNVLKQKEGELPPDVVTSVQVMEKLCKYVYAHDGTDRLRTRAILSHIYHHALHDNWFQARDLILMSHLQETIQHSDPATQILYNRTIAHLGLCAFRHANIKDAHNCLVDLMVTGKVKELLAQGLLPQRQHERSKEQEKIEKQRQMPFHMHINLELLECVYLVSAMLIEIPYMAAHEFDARRRMISKTFYQQLRSSERQSLVGPPESMREHVVAAAKAMRNGNWLACNNFIINEKMNAKVWDLFYQADKVRDMLTRLIKEEALRTYLFTYSHVYDSISMPKLAEMFQLKRPVVHSIISKMIINEELMASLDDPTETVVMHRSEPSRLQSLALQLTDKVNNFVDSNERIFEMKQGNFFSRGNQGNFRDRQNYNRQGQDWGRQRRDRDRDRNREENRNY
- the Tpr2 gene encoding tetratricopeptide repeat protein 2, yielding MASTTTTDMDPEKSIEELANKKNQAAKELHFLNKYDKALILYSELIELWPDNALYYANRAACYIMLGKYRDALVNARKSMQLDPKSFKAYVRVIKCCLILGEIMEAETTLSKLIELDPENEAISGAKWSLKIVQQFIKDAEAAYAAKDYRKVVYCMDRCCDISTSCTRFKLTKAECLAFLGRYQDAQNIVNDILHFDKQNVDAMCIRAVCLYFQDNIDKAFAYFQQILRLAPDHAKTLEIYKKAKSLKKKKEEGNAAYKKEQYQEAYKLYSEALAIDPQNIVTNAKLHFNKAIVAAKLGRLNESVIECTEALKLDENYLKALLRRAASYMELEDYEKAVYDLEKACKIDKSRDNRRLLMEAKVALKKSKRKDYYKILGIDKNASTDDIKKAYRKRAMVHHPDRHPNATEGEKREQEKKFKEVGEAYGILSDPKKRSRYDSGHDIYDIEDGDGGFQDIDPTAAFQTFFNQSDSYQFHASDFPDGFSFQFS